A stretch of the Mycoplasmoides genitalium G37 genome encodes the following:
- the dnaE gene encoding DNA polymerase III subunit alpha — MFVNLHTNSYYNFLNSALSPKKLVNLAINDQQKAVAITDPNLFGAVEFFITCKQNNIKPIIGLNLTVEYQKNDVKLLLIAKSNKGFQTLNKIALIQQKLEINSLVDQLTDIAVIICSLTTWKSTYKDVYQAKGIEINQTPIAILANAVNCEKTNSDQVVLTVLKQMKQNQTGKITTFDWDLKQKLNQISINENLKVKSEIQPFLDQKTAQQLFSETELNNLNDLVNRCELDLEHLKAASLSLTDNDAAVLESLCQTNLKQFLDKNQDLNKKAYQLRLEKELNVINKLNFASYFLVVNDLVNYAFKKDILIGSGRGSAVGSLVAFLLNITKIDPVQHQLIFERFISTHRQDLPDIDIDIMENKRAEMINYLFEKYGKENCAQIVTFQRFKTRSAVKEVAKLFNDYGISDMILGVLPKDQTITFTDLKATEDSALQLCLQQFGLIVELALAIVDFPRQSSIHASGIVIASNSLIKTIPLLQLDNNHFLTQVSMEWLSFFNLNKFDLLGLINLTMISDVITQIKPSNQTVNQFLNTISWTDQNTFINLVNEDTLGIFQLESFGMKKLLVQIKPKTINQLAIVLALYRPGAQDNINLFINRLHNGYDQSDIDPRILPIVKNTYGVLIFQEQIINIVKVVANYSLEEADSFRRAISKKDVKLIQKNKRNFFERAVQNNFDLKTTTKIFSYIERFANYGFNLSHALGYALLSYWTAWLKTNYPVYFYLWLLNHFQSSKDKQKLIIRTLEKSGIEIYPPLLNKAQPNSVIENKKIYLGLNLIKGINDRYIQNLQKVQHLIQTQNNLQLTDVVSWCLDKTIGDIPLKDLLLLKTMGCFDFFEYTYDFNDAKDFWIKSDHLLFTRMPLEKKDSNFWIKQFFTN, encoded by the coding sequence ATGTTTGTTAATTTACATACAAATTCATACTATAACTTTCTCAATTCTGCCCTTTCTCCTAAAAAGCTAGTTAATCTAGCAATTAATGATCAGCAAAAAGCTGTTGCTATTACAGATCCTAATCTTTTTGGCGCTGTTGAATTTTTTATAACTTGTAAGCAAAATAATATTAAACCAATTATTGGTTTAAACTTAACTGTTGAATACCAAAAAAATGATGTTAAGTTATTACTAATTGCTAAATCAAATAAAGGCTTTCAAACGTTGAACAAAATAGCATTAATTCAACAAAAACTTGAAATTAATTCTTTAGTTGATCAACTAACAGATATTGCAGTAATTATCTGTTCTTTAACAACATGAAAATCTACTTATAAGGATGTTTATCAAGCAAAAGGAATTGAAATAAATCAAACCCCGATTGCCATTCTTGCAAATGCTGTTAACTGTGAAAAAACTAATAGCGATCAAGTAGTTTTAACAGTTTTGAAACAAATGAAACAAAACCAAACGGGAAAAATAACTACATTTGATTGGGATCTTAAACAAAAATTAAATCAAATTTCAATTAATGAAAATTTAAAAGTAAAGAGTGAAATTCAACCTTTTTTAGATCAAAAAACTGCACAACAATTATTCAGTGAAACAGAACTTAATAATCTGAATGATCTAGTTAATAGATGTGAATTAGATTTGGAGCACCTAAAAGCTGCTTCACTTTCTTTAACTGATAATGATGCAGCAGTTTTAGAAAGTTTGTGCCAAACCAATTTAAAACAGTTTTTAGATAAAAATCAAGATCTAAATAAAAAAGCCTATCAGCTACGTTTAGAGAAGGAATTAAATGTTATCAATAAACTTAATTTTGCTAGCTATTTTTTAGTTGTCAATGATCTTGTTAATTATGCTTTTAAAAAGGACATCTTAATTGGTTCTGGTAGAGGTTCTGCAGTAGGATCATTAGTGGCTTTTTTATTAAACATTACCAAGATAGACCCAGTCCAACACCAGCTTATTTTCGAACGTTTTATCTCAACCCACCGTCAAGATCTACCTGATATTGATATTGATATCATGGAGAATAAAAGAGCAGAAATGATAAATTATCTGTTTGAAAAATATGGCAAAGAAAACTGTGCACAAATTGTTACTTTTCAACGTTTTAAAACCCGTTCTGCTGTTAAAGAAGTTGCTAAATTATTTAATGATTATGGCATTAGTGACATGATCCTAGGAGTGTTACCTAAAGATCAAACTATAACATTCACTGATCTTAAAGCTACTGAAGATAGTGCTTTACAACTTTGTTTACAACAGTTTGGTTTAATTGTTGAATTAGCACTAGCAATAGTTGATTTTCCAAGACAATCAAGTATCCATGCTTCAGGCATAGTTATCGCTTCAAATTCTTTGATTAAAACCATTCCCTTGTTACAGCTTGACAATAATCACTTTTTAACTCAAGTTTCAATGGAATGGTTAAGTTTTTTTAATCTCAATAAGTTTGATCTGCTTGGTTTAATTAACCTTACTATGATTAGCGATGTAATTACCCAAATTAAACCATCTAACCAGACCGTTAACCAGTTTTTAAATACCATTTCTTGAACTGATCAAAACACCTTTATAAACTTAGTAAATGAAGATACACTAGGAATCTTTCAACTTGAATCGTTTGGCATGAAAAAATTACTGGTTCAGATTAAACCTAAAACCATTAATCAACTAGCAATTGTTCTAGCGCTTTACAGACCAGGTGCACAGGATAACATTAACCTTTTTATTAACCGCTTGCACAATGGTTATGATCAATCTGACATTGATCCTAGGATTTTACCCATTGTGAAAAATACCTATGGAGTTTTAATTTTTCAAGAGCAGATCATTAACATCGTTAAAGTTGTGGCTAACTACTCTTTAGAAGAAGCAGATAGCTTCCGTAGAGCCATTTCTAAAAAGGATGTTAAATTGATCCAAAAAAATAAGCGTAACTTCTTTGAAAGAGCAGTTCAAAATAACTTTGATTTAAAGACTACTACCAAAATTTTTAGCTACATAGAACGCTTTGCTAACTATGGGTTTAACCTTTCTCATGCGTTGGGTTATGCACTGCTTTCATACTGAACAGCTTGACTTAAAACTAACTATCCTGTTTATTTTTATTTATGGTTATTAAACCATTTTCAATCTAGTAAAGACAAACAAAAACTAATTATTAGAACTTTAGAAAAAAGTGGTATTGAAATTTATCCACCTCTTTTAAATAAAGCTCAACCAAATAGTGTTATAGAAAATAAAAAAATTTATTTAGGTCTAAACCTAATTAAGGGAATTAATGACAGGTACATCCAAAACTTACAAAAAGTGCAACATTTAATTCAAACTCAAAATAACTTACAACTAACTGATGTAGTAAGTTGGTGTTTGGATAAAACCATTGGTGATATCCCTTTAAAAGATTTACTTTTATTAAAAACTATGGGCTGTTTTGATTTTTTTGAATACACTTATGACTTTAATGATGCAAAGGATTTTTGAATTAAAAGCGATCACCTATTGTTTACCAGAATGCCTTTAGAAAAAAAGGATAGTAATTTTTGAATTAAAC